In Penicillium psychrofluorescens genome assembly, chromosome: 5, a single window of DNA contains:
- a CDS encoding uncharacterized protein (ID:PFLUO_008148-T1.cds;~source:funannotate), which yields MAAPRSSSLRALRVLSQQHSTTTSAAAPARRNLHITGVHSAQPANPADKASLYSARSVPDLKLECQRRSLRSAGSQSELVERLSNHDVLQSRAFSIALRRINGSAFTDPSTTRRPFNTSRSSKAIHDNSPVDLVYMPSMADLDAPSARPYPRVPVLPDLSSSASVSSSQSPHSHSDAPPMKPQIYTVAGASADVAASAMSEVVDNHAVDIDPFSLTEAVGRSREGEELSRGEKGQREPGIVRELWTGFLDDVLGPKGAARRT from the exons ATGGCCGCTCCCCGCTCATCCTCCCTGCGCGCCCTCCGTGTGCTCTCCCAGCAACATtctaccaccacctctgCTGCCGCGCCTGCCCGCCGCAACCTGCACATCACCGGCGTACACTCTGCTCAACCCGCCAACCCGGCCGACAAGGCCTCGCTCTATTCCGCTCGCAGCGTGCCAGACCTCAAGCTCGAGTGTCAGCGCCGCTCCCTCCGCTCTGCCGGTAGCCAGTCCGAG CTCGTCGAGCGTCTCTCCAACCATGACGTCCTACAATCCCGAGCTTTTAGCATTGCTCTGCGTCGTATAAACGGGAGCGCTTTCACCGA TCCCTCCACAACCCGCCGCCCCTTCAACACATCCCGCTCCTCCAAAGCCATCCACGATAACTCCCCGGTCGACCTAGTCTACATGCCCTCAATGGCAGACCTCGACGCACCATCTGCGCGTCCATACCCCCGCGTTCCGGTCCTCCCCGACCTCTCGTCCTCAGCGTCCGTTTCATCTTCGCAGTCCCCCCACTCCCACTCCGACGCCCCACCCATGAAGCCTCAGATCTACACCGTGGCCGGTGCCAGCGCCGATGTCGCGGCCAGTGCTATGAGCGAGGTCGTCGATAACCACGCTGTGGATATTGATCCATTTTCGCTCACTGAGGCTGTTGGGCGCTCTCGCGAGGGCGAGGAACTCAGCAGGGGTGAGAAGGGGCAACGGGAGCCGGGCATTGTTCGGGAGCTTTGGACGGGGTTTTTGGATGATGTTCTTGGGCCGAAGGGGGCTGCACGGAGGACTTAG
- a CDS encoding uncharacterized protein (ID:PFLUO_008149-T1.cds;~source:funannotate) produces the protein MAGDKLWSAQQISSHKTPDDCWIVVDNQVWDVTDFLDEHPGGSTIILKYAGSDATKAYSEVHAPSVLKNNLHANQFKGILDESTIDAEWIKPPPDESPKVVLDHEKPPLHTLINAHDFEVVASKTASKKTWAFYSSAATDLITRDANKSCFDRIWFRPRVLRNVRAVDARTKILGGEFNLPLFVSPAAMAKLIHPEGECAIARACEKKGIMQGVSNNSSFTVDELRTAAPSASFFFQLYVNRDRSKSAALLRQCSANPNIKAIFVTVDAAWPGKREADERVKADESLSVPMAPSKASNDKKGGGLGRVMAGFIDPGLTWEDLVWVRQQTHLPVCLKGVMSADDALLAMKAGLDGILLSNHGGRNLDTSPPSIITLLEIHRRCPEVFDKMEVYVDSGIRRGSDILKAVCLGATAVGMGRSMLFAANYGQDGVEQLIDIMQDELETAMRNNGITTLDEASPDLVHTGDVDHLVPASRRHPYARAVAKGRRPGAKL, from the exons ATGGCAGGCGATAAACTCTGGTCTGCACAGCAGATCTCCTCGCACAAAACCCCGGACGACTGCTGGATTGTCGTCGACAACCAGGTATGGGATGTGACCGACTTCTTGGACGAGCACCCCGGCGGATCTACAA TCATCCTCAAGTACGCCGGGAGCGACGCCACCAAGGCATACTCGGAAGTACACGCGCCCAGCGTACTGAAAAACAACCTGCACGCGAACCAATTCAAGGGCATCCTCGACGAATCGACCATCGACGCAGAGTGGATCAAGCCACCACCCGACGAGTCGCCCAAGGTGGTATTAGACCATGAGAAACCACCCCTGCACACGTTGATCAACGCGCACGATTTCGAAGTCGTGGCATCCAAAACGGCCAGCAAGAAGACGTGGGCATTCTACTCCAGTGCAGCTACGGATCTGATCACGCGTGACGCGAACAAGTCCTGTTTCGATCGGATATGGTTCCGGCCGCGCGTGTTAAGAAACGTTCGTGCCGTGGATGCGCGGACGAAGATTCTCGGTGGGGAATTCAATCTTCCGCTCTTCGTGAGTCccgcggcgatggcgaagCTTATCCATCCTGAGGGAGAATGCGCTATTGCTAGGGCGTGCGAGAAGAAAGGTATCATGCAGGGT GTCTCCAACAACTCCTCTTTCACCGTAGACGAACTCCGAACCGCGGCACCCTCAgccagtttcttcttccagctctACGTTAACCGAGACCGCTCAAAGTCCGCCGCCCTACTGCGCCAGTGCTCCGCGAACCCGAACATCAAAGCCATCTTCGTAACCGTCGACGCCGCGTGGCCAGGCAAGCGCGAAGCTGACGAGCGCGTCAAAGCTGACGAGAGCCTATCCGTGCCAATGGCGCCGTCTAAAGCCTCTAACGACAAAAAGGgcggcggcctcggccgcGTGATGGCCGGATTTATTGACCCGGGTCTTACATGGGAAGACCTGGTCTGGGTGCGCCAGCAGACGCATCTACCTGTCTGTCTCAAGGGGGTTATGTCGGCCGACGACGCCTTGCTCGCTATGAAGGCTGGGCTGGATGGGATCCTGTTGAGTAACCACGGTGGCCGGAATTTGGATACCAGCCCGCCGTCGATTATTACTCTACTGGAGATCCACCGGCGGTGTCCTGAGGTGTTTGACAAGATGGAGGTCTACGTGGATAGCGGGATCCGGCGCGGCAGCGATATTCTGAAAGCTGTTTGTCTGGGTGCTACGGCTgtggggatggggaggagtATGCTCTTTGCAGCGAACTATGGGCAGGATGGGGTGGAGCAGCTGATTGATA TTATGCAAGATGAGCTCGAGACCGCCATGCGCAATAACGGGATCACGACGCTGGATGAGGCATCGCCCGATTTGGTGCACACGGGGGATGTGGACCACCTAGTGCCTGCGTCGCGGAGACATCCGTATGCACGGGCGGTGGCCAAGGGGCGTCGGCCGGGAGCGAAGCTTTAA
- a CDS encoding uncharacterized protein (ID:PFLUO_008150-T1.cds;~source:funannotate) — translation MVQHKLFSGDSQRPDTTPPTVSVTKPKFLPSRTSSQSQALSAIWLGHACYYVEFPTGLRVLFDPVFEDRCSPFSWLGHKRFTPKPCDISDIPIIDCVIISHSHYDHLSHPSILEIQKHHPSVQFCVPKGLKNWFLDSGIKNVVELDWWEDVDIKLTKSTHEEPSPSSPTSDISARISCLPCQHTSARTPFDKATTLWASWSVSSGGKSVYFAGDTGYRSVPRVPKGADDWGSEYAHLPVCPAFKQIGELRGPFDLGLIPIGAYKPRHVLSPVHSNPYDSVEIFKDTKCRKAIAIHWGTWAVAEENVLEPPQLLKKAMAKSGLSETLFDVCDIGESRQF, via the exons TCGGGAGATAGCCAGAGGCCTGATACCACGCCGCCAACCGTCTCGGTCACTAAACCCAAGTTCCTCCCATCCAGAACGAGCTCACAGTCACAAGCTTTGAGTGCAATCTGGCTAGGACACGCATGCTACTACGTTGAGTTTCCCACTGGCTTACGGGTTCTCTTTGACCCCGTGTTCGAAGACCGCTGTTCCCCGTTCTCTTGGCTGGGCCACAAAAGATTCACCCCTAAGCCCTGTGATATCTCTGATATTCCAATAATTGACTGT GTTATCATAAGCCACTCCCACTACGACCATCTTTCTCACCCTTCCATCCTGGAAATCCAAAAACATCACCCCTCGGTTCAATTCTGTGTCCCAAAGGGCCTTAAGAATTGGTTTTTAGACAGTGGCATCAAGAACGTTGTCGAGCTCGACTGGTGGGAGGACGTTGACATCAAGTTGACCAAATCAACACACGAAGAACCTTCTCCAAGTTCTCCGACATCTGACATTTCGGCAAGGATTTCTTGCCTCCCTTGCCAACATACATCCGCACGTACTCCCTTTGATAAAGCGACTACATTATGGGCCTCGTGGTCAGTCTCTTCAGGCGGCAAGTCCGTGTACTTCGCCGGGGACACGGGATACCGCTCAGTTCCACGCGTGCCCAAGGGAGCCGACGACTGGGGCTCCGAGTATGCTCATCTCCCTGTTTGTCCTGCTTTCAAGCAAATCGGCGAACTCCGAGGTCCCTTTGACCTGGGGTTGATTCCGATCGGAGCGTATAAGCCACGGCATGTCTTGAGTCCCGTGCATTCCAATCCGTATGATTCCGTTGAGATTTTCAAGGATACAAAGTGTAGGAAAGCGATAGCGATTCACTGGGGAACGTGGGCGGTCGCAGAAGAGAATGTGCTGGAGCCACCACAGCTACTTAAGAAAGCGATGGCTAAAAGTGGTCTTTCGGAAACGCTTTTTGATGTTTGTGATATTGGCGAGAGCAGGCAGTTTTGA